From Mytilus edulis chromosome 9, xbMytEdul2.2, whole genome shotgun sequence, the proteins below share one genomic window:
- the LOC139489930 gene encoding uncharacterized protein translates to MGEILLCGDFNARIGSENDFIVNDDSKFTPIFDTYPTDKNIMTRKSRDQKIDQRGKEVLDFCISKQIRILNGRVLGDTFGNFTCYTPNGASVVDYVAVSEEILENVLYFKVSRFIPTLSDCHCKLEWELSAKYCVPGENDIPIQLKNMTPNYIWTDCSAIKFQETLSSDTLQNYILEFNNSTIQFTQTSVDEASSKLSNIFLSAANLSLKRPLKKHTNKQKNKKWFDASLQQARTNLLNYGKIYSRFPYDPIIKNHFYKLNREYSKLRKYKYKQYKQSLISQLDSLHEENPKLYWNLINELQEKNETKKKCGVQPSTLISHFQKLSQLKGEFQSRYTELCEKLKQLENSKCFNELDSVITESEISKAISHLKCNKSSGLDNISNNMIKNGQTFLLKSFQQMFNTCLSSGIYPTSWAEGYITPIFKSNDTSDPNNYRGITITSAIGKLFNRILSLRLDKFLQEHNIIHDSQIGFTRKARTADHMFILNCLINKYCNSKEGRLFACFVDFQKAFDTVIHTGIKIKLLDIGAGSYFYNIIKSMYEISKSCVKIQNQVSDFFPLDIGVKQGDNLSPNLFKIFINDLPRYLSDTRDPVNVNDKDLHCLMYADDIVLLSTSAEGLREKLGMLDKFCKDWCLNVNTNKTKVLIFNKAGRHVKQIFTFQNINLECVSKYKYLGLYLSSSGSFSYAQNELYKKSLKAHFKLRKDLLSLNPDVKTSIHVFDHTVKPILLYGSEIWGMFNSLSSKCKKEDISFEKLYSGLPCEKLHIKFCKFILGVHKKTTNAAVLSELGRFPIYFNIIKGMLLYWYRLENLGRKETFTHILHAYGPQGIAPWCQLPLGNHNAFLFAADTG, encoded by the exons ATGGGTGAAATTTTGTTATGTGGAGATTTTAATGCCAGAATAGGCTCTGAAAATGACTTTATAGTAAACGATGATTCAAAATTTACTCCAATTTTTGATACATACCCTACTGACAAAAACATTATGACAAGAAAAAGTCGAGACCAAAAAATTGATCAAAGAGGCAAAGAAGTTTTGGATTTTTGCATTAGTAAacaaataagaattttaaatggCAGAGTTCTTGGTGATACATTTGGTAATTTTACTTGCTATACCCCCAATGGTGCAAGTGTGGTTGATTATGTTGCTGTGTCGGAAGAAATTCTTGAAAATGTACTGTATTTTAAAGTATCCAGATTTATTCCCACATTATCTGATTGTCATTGTAAACTTGAGTGGGAATTATCTGCAAAATATTGTGTTCCTGGAGAAAATGATATTCCAATCCAGTTGAAAAATATGACACCTAATTATATCTGGACTGACTGTTCAGCAATAAAATTTCAAGAAACACTTTCTTCAGATACACTACAAAACTACATACTAGAATTCAACAACAGCACAATTCAATTTACTCAGACATCAGTAGATGAAGCATCATCAAAACTTTCAAACATCTTTTTATCAGCAGCAAATCTATCACTTAAACGacctttaaaaaaacacacaaacaaacaaaaaaacaaaaagtggttTGACGCAAGTTTACAACAAGCTCGAACTAACTTGCTTAATTATGGAAAAATTTATTCAAGATTTCCATATGATCCAATTATCAAAAATCACTTTTATAAACTGAATCGTGAATACTCCAAACTaaggaaatataaatacaaacaatacaaacaatcatTGATTAGTCAGCTGGACTCCTTGCACGAAGAGAATCCAAAACTATATTGGAACTTAATTAATGAACTACaggaaaaaaatgaaactaaaaaaaaatgtggagtaCAACCATCAACTTTGATATCACATTTCCAAAAGTTGTCACAACTGAAAGGTGAATTTCAAAGTAGATATACAGAGCTATGTGAAAAACTAAAACAGTTAGAAAACTCAAAATGTTTCAACGAGTTGGACTCCGTTATCACTGAGTCTGAAATATCCAAAGCCATTTCACACTTAAAATGCAATAAATCATCAGGCTTGGATAACATTAGTAATAATATGATAAAGAATGGACAGACTTtccttttaaaaagttttcaacagatgtttaatACTTGTCTGTCTTCAGGTATATACCCAACATCTTGGGCTGAAGGTTATATTACACCAATTTTTAAAAGCAACGATACAAGTGACCCTAACAATTATAGAGGAATAACAATAACAAGTGCAATTGGAAAGCTTTTTAATAGAATATTAAGTCTAAGACTGGACAAATTTCTTCAGGAACATAATATTATACATGATAGTCAAATTGGATTCACAAGGAAAGCCAGAACTGCAGatcatatgtttattttaaactgtCTTATTAACAAATACTGTAATTCAAAAGAAGGTAGACTGTTtgcctgttttgttgattttcagaaggcttttgatactgtTATACATACAGGGATCAAGATTAAACTACTAGATATTGGGGCTGGgtcttatttttataacattattaaaaGTATGTATGAAATTAGCAAATCATGtgtcaaaattcaaaatcaagtaAGTGATTTTTTCCCATTAGATATTGGAGTCAAACAAGGTGACAACCTCAGTCcgaatttattcaagatattcatAAATGATTTGCCCAGATATTTGTCAGATACTAGAGACCCAGTTAATGTCAATGACAAAGATCTACATTgtttaatgtatgctgatgatattgttttattatctacatcAGCTGAAGGACTACGAGAAAAGCTGGGAATGCTTGATAAATTTTGCAAAGATTGGTGTCTCAATGTGAATACTAATAAGACAAAGGTGCTGATTTTCAACAAGGCAGGCAGacatgtaaaacagatattcacatttcagaatataaatctggaatgtgtttcaaaatacaaatacctaGGTTTATATTTAAGCTCATCTGGTTCATTCAGTTATGCTCAAAATGAACTATACAAAAAATCCCTGAAAGctcatttcaaattaaggaaagatcttttatcACTTAATCCTGATGTAAAAACAAGTATTCATGTTTTTGACCACACTGTaaaacctattttattatatggtAGCGAAATATGGGGGATGTTTAATTCTCTTTCCTCTAAATGTAAGAAGGAAgatatatcttttgaaaaattgtattcaGGTTTACCCTGTGAGaaacttcatataaaattttgtaaatttatacttggggtacacaagaaaacaacaaatgcTGCAGTGTTATCtgaacttggaagatttccaatatattttaatattataaaaggaaTGTTATTGTACTGGTATAGATTAGAGAATTTAG gtaggaaagagacatttacacacattttacatgcctatggCCCACAAGGTATCGCcccctggtgtcagctgcctttaggaaaccataatgctttcctatttgctgctgacacaggatga